In the genome of Agromyces sp. CF514, the window TCCGAGCAGCAACCCGACCTCGTTGCCGGTGAGGCGTCGATACCCCTCTGCGGCGCCGGCATCGGGGATCGCGATCGCGAGCCGGTCGGCGTCGGGGTCGTTGGCGACGATGAGTTCGGCGCCGACCTGGCGGGCGCGCGCGAACGCGAGGTCCATCGCGCCGGGCTCCTCGGGATTCGGGAACGACACCGTCGGGAACGCCGGGTCGGGCTGGATCTGCTGCTCGACGAGCGCCGGGGTGTCGAAGCCCGCCGAGGTCAGCACGCGGGCCGTGGTCTCCCAGCCGACACCGTGCATGGCGGTGTAGACGACCGAGGGCTGTACCGGAGGGGCGTAGCCCGCCTCCTGCGCCGTCGCGTGCACGTAGGCCTCGACGAGCGACTCGTCGGCGGTCTCGAACTCGCCGCGCGGCAGGTCGGGCACGAGGGCGGTGGCCGCGACGCCGGCGATGTGCGCGGCGATCTCGGAGTCGGAGGGCGAGACGATCTGCGAGCCGTGGTCGGGGCCGCCGAGGTAGACCTTGTACCCGTTGTCGTTCGGCGGGTTGTGCGAGGCCGTGACCATGATGCCCGCCGACACGTCGAGCTGGCGTACGGCGAACGCGAGCACGGGCGTCGGCAGCAGGCGCGGCAGCAGGATCGCGCGGACGCCGGCGCCGGCGAGGATCTCGGCCGAGTCCCGTGCGAACACCGCCGAGTTGCGGCGGCCGTCGTAGCCGATGACGACCGACGGCGTCGTGCCGGGCGCGCGCTCGAGCAGGAACGCCGCGAGCCCGGCCGCGGCCTGGGAAACGAGCACCCGGTTCATGCGGTTCGGGCCCGCCGCGATCTCGCCGCGGAGGCCTGCGGTGCCGAACGCGAGCCGCTGGTCGAACCGGTCGGCGAGGTCGGCGGATGCCGCCGCGTCGCCCGCCTGCACGCGCGCGACGATCTCGTCGAGCTCGACGCGCGTCTCGGGGTCGGGGTCCTGCGCCGCCCACGCTCGGGCGAGTTCGATGCGGCGTGCGTCGTCGGAGGGGATCGACGGGCCGCCCGACGATGCG includes:
- a CDS encoding phospho-sugar mutase, translating into MSQPDASSPDAASSGGPSIPSDDARRIELARAWAAQDPDPETRVELDEIVARVQAGDAAASADLADRFDQRLAFGTAGLRGEIAAGPNRMNRVLVSQAAAGLAAFLLERAPGTTPSVVIGYDGRRNSAVFARDSAEILAGAGVRAILLPRLLPTPVLAFAVRQLDVSAGIMVTASHNPPNDNGYKVYLGGPDHGSQIVSPSDSEIAAHIAGVAATALVPDLPRGEFETADESLVEAYVHATAQEAGYAPPVQPSVVYTAMHGVGWETTARVLTSAGFDTPALVEQQIQPDPAFPTVSFPNPEEPGAMDLAFARARQVGAELIVANDPDADRLAIAIPDAGAAEGYRRLTGNEVGLLLGWRAARRAADDSGDGASDGTLACSIVSSPGLEAIAKAYDLGFEATLTGFKWISRAPNLVFGFEEALGYLVNPGTVRDKDGISAAVAFLSLAADLHATGRTVANHLDEFVERFGCHDSGQISLRVTDLTRIGAIMSRLRAEPPSAVGGIAVDRIEDLSDGFGSLAPSDVLRIILEDGSRIMVRPSGTEPKLKIYLDVVSHEGSVAERRTAAAATLATLEAGMRDLTA